From the genome of Deltaproteobacteria bacterium, one region includes:
- a CDS encoding RNA-binding transcriptional accessory protein, translating to MSEKHITIISRELSIKPYQVTSVITLFDEGGTVPFIARYRKEATGSLDEVQITAIRDRLEQLREIDKRREAILKSLEDQEVLSDELKEKVEAATTLTELEDIYLPYRPKRRTRATIAREKGLEPLAELIFEQGNVDVKEEAEAFIDAEKEVGSIEDALAGARDIMAEWINENQEARQKIRDLFFKEGRISSRLIIGRDEEGAKFRDYFDWSEPLAKAPSHRVLAMRRGEKELFLVLSFRPDEEKAINILEKLFIKANNAASEEVKPAVADSYKRLLANSMETEVRLATKERADEGAIHVFRDNLRELLLASPLGQKNVLAIDPGFRTGCKVVCLNSQGKLLVSDTIYPHNSEKNKSEAGQKILALCEKYTIDAIAIGNGTAGRETEAFVRSLTLPHSVQIVMVNESGASIYSASEVAREEFPHLDLTVRGTVSIGRRLIDPLAELVKIDPKSIGVGQYQHDVDQSALKKSLDDVVISSVNAVGVEINSASKQLLTYVAGLGPQLAGNIIDYRNEAGPFKSRKDFMKVPRLGAKAFEQAAGFLRLRGENPLDASAVHPESYNIVETMAKDLGCLVKDLMSDEELRKKIDLEKYITETVGRPTLEDIMAELAKPGRDPRKSFEAFAFAEDIDKPEDLQEGMKLPGIVTNVTAFGAFVDIGVHQDGLVHISELSDNFVKNPADVVKVQQKVIVSVLEVDLKRNRISLSMKSTPGKSPAPKTKKKESPGKVKDGKKQTRHTKKPKAPKPAFSNNPFAAAFKK from the coding sequence ATGTCCGAAAAGCATATCACCATCATCAGCCGGGAACTATCGATCAAACCTTACCAGGTTACCAGCGTAATCACCCTTTTTGACGAAGGGGGTACGGTTCCCTTTATAGCCAGATACCGAAAAGAAGCCACAGGAAGTCTCGATGAAGTACAAATCACGGCCATTCGCGACCGTCTGGAGCAGCTGAGGGAAATTGATAAACGACGCGAAGCAATTCTCAAATCACTGGAAGATCAGGAAGTCCTTAGTGATGAGTTAAAAGAAAAGGTAGAAGCTGCCACCACCCTGACGGAGCTTGAAGATATCTACCTCCCCTATCGCCCCAAAAGAAGAACACGGGCCACCATTGCCCGGGAAAAAGGGCTGGAGCCGCTGGCTGAGTTGATATTTGAACAAGGCAACGTTGATGTGAAAGAAGAGGCAGAGGCCTTTATCGACGCCGAAAAGGAAGTAGGCAGCATAGAAGACGCCCTGGCTGGAGCCCGTGATATTATGGCCGAATGGATTAATGAAAACCAGGAGGCCCGGCAAAAAATACGGGATCTCTTTTTTAAAGAAGGAAGAATTTCATCCCGCCTTATCATTGGCCGCGATGAAGAGGGAGCCAAGTTCCGAGATTATTTCGACTGGTCAGAGCCCCTGGCAAAAGCCCCCTCACACCGCGTTCTTGCCATGCGCCGTGGTGAAAAGGAGCTCTTTCTCGTCCTCAGTTTCAGGCCCGATGAAGAAAAAGCCATTAATATCCTGGAGAAGCTCTTTATCAAGGCAAACAATGCAGCTTCAGAAGAAGTAAAGCCGGCAGTAGCCGACAGCTACAAACGACTCCTTGCCAACTCCATGGAAACAGAAGTACGTCTGGCGACGAAAGAGAGGGCAGACGAGGGAGCAATCCACGTCTTCAGGGACAACCTGCGGGAACTTCTGCTCGCCTCCCCTCTGGGGCAGAAAAATGTGCTCGCCATCGATCCCGGATTCCGCACAGGCTGTAAGGTAGTTTGCCTCAACTCCCAGGGGAAGCTGCTTGTAAGCGACACCATTTATCCGCACAATTCGGAAAAGAATAAAAGCGAAGCGGGGCAAAAGATCCTTGCACTCTGCGAAAAATACACTATTGACGCCATTGCCATCGGTAACGGAACGGCGGGGCGCGAAACAGAGGCCTTTGTACGTTCCCTTACCCTCCCCCACTCTGTACAAATCGTTATGGTCAATGAAAGTGGTGCCTCCATCTACTCCGCTTCGGAAGTGGCACGGGAAGAATTTCCCCATCTCGACCTGACCGTACGTGGAACGGTCTCCATCGGGCGGCGCCTTATCGATCCGTTGGCCGAGCTTGTCAAGATCGACCCTAAATCAATCGGTGTGGGCCAATACCAGCATGACGTCGATCAAAGCGCTCTGAAAAAAAGCCTCGATGATGTAGTCATAAGCTCCGTCAACGCCGTCGGTGTGGAGATAAACAGCGCCAGCAAGCAGTTACTCACCTATGTAGCAGGTCTCGGCCCTCAGCTGGCAGGAAACATTATCGACTACCGTAACGAGGCGGGGCCATTCAAATCGAGGAAGGACTTTATGAAGGTACCCCGCCTCGGCGCAAAGGCCTTCGAGCAAGCCGCCGGCTTTTTGAGATTAAGGGGCGAAAACCCGCTAGACGCCAGCGCTGTCCATCCCGAATCCTACAATATTGTAGAGACTATGGCAAAGGATCTGGGCTGCCTGGTCAAAGACCTCATGAGCGATGAAGAGCTAAGAAAAAAGATCGATCTGGAAAAATACATAACTGAAACGGTAGGACGACCCACGCTGGAAGATATTATGGCCGAACTGGCAAAACCGGGCCGTGATCCGAGAAAGAGTTTTGAGGCCTTTGCCTTTGCCGAAGACATTGATAAACCGGAAGACCTGCAGGAGGGAATGAAACTTCCCGGTATCGTGACGAATGTAACGGCTTTCGGCGCCTTCGTCGATATCGGTGTTCATCAGGATGGTCTGGTCCATATTAGCGAGCTGTCCGATAATTTTGTTAAAAATCCGGCCGACGTCGTTAAAGTACAACAGAAAGTGATCGTATCCGTTTTGGAAGTTGACCTTAAAAGAAACCGCATTTCCCTCTCCATGAAAAGCACACCCGGGAAAAGCCCGGCGCCAAAGACGAAAAAGAAGGAAAGCCCCGGAAAAGTAAAAGATGGGAAAAAACAGACAAGGCACACTAAAAAACCCAAAGCGCCAAAACCGGCCTTTTCAAATAATCCCTTTGCGGCGGCTTTTAAAAAGTAG
- a CDS encoding response regulator, protein MGEAAKRMFCPSCGENVDTFVLEREGAAPGDLAEELLCSHCGMLVVDQCKKEVSPVESILICDDSSMIRELLGDVLTKSKLAKKVVASRDGSDFITCFTKSIMEKSFFSLVVLDLAMPVLNGTNAAIAMRAIEKAHHMKPAPILFFTAYKCDENFKKVLSFCKPALYVNKGVSSTPDLLASRISQVVERLLKNSQGALGR, encoded by the coding sequence ATGGGAGAGGCTGCTAAAAGGATGTTTTGCCCCAGTTGCGGGGAGAATGTTGATACTTTCGTCCTGGAAAGGGAGGGGGCTGCGCCGGGTGATCTGGCGGAGGAATTGCTTTGCAGTCATTGTGGAATGCTGGTTGTCGACCAGTGCAAAAAAGAGGTCAGTCCGGTAGAATCGATCCTCATATGCGACGACTCTTCAATGATCAGGGAGCTGCTGGGGGATGTGCTCACTAAAAGCAAGCTGGCGAAGAAGGTTGTTGCATCCAGGGATGGTTCAGACTTTATTACCTGTTTTACAAAAAGCATTATGGAAAAGTCCTTTTTTTCTCTCGTTGTGCTCGACCTTGCCATGCCTGTTTTAAATGGCACGAATGCAGCCATTGCCATGAGAGCCATCGAGAAGGCGCATCATATGAAGCCTGCTCCCATACTTTTTTTTACCGCCTACAAGTGTGATGAAAATTTCAAGAAAGTACTGTCTTTCTGCAAGCCTGCGCTCTATGTGAATAAAGGCGTTAGTTCGACGCCGGACCTGCTCGCGTCGAGAATCAGCCAGGTAGTGGAGCGATTATTGAAAAACAGCCAGGGTGCTTTGGGCAGATAA